Genomic window (Culex pipiens pallens isolate TS chromosome 3, TS_CPP_V2, whole genome shotgun sequence):
GTAAGACTGCGGTGGCCAACACGAATCCGGCCACCAGAAATGCAAACAGAAGCAGCAGCGAAGCTAGCACAACCAGCCAGGCCCAGTGGGTGTTCCGGATAAAGTGTTCCAAATCTTGCCAGAAGTGAGACGGTTCCGGTTGAACTGATTGCTCCAGGTCAATATTGCTTCCAGATTGTTGAACTTTGATTAAATTGTGCTTCAATGGCTCCATGCTGCGACTgcgaattaaatttattaatctCAAAACTATCAATTAAGCAAAATTCACCTGGGATATTCGAAGATCGATCCTCGATCGTCCAAAGTCAACCAACCAGTAAGTAACTGCGAACGAATTGGACCAAGTAACGAAATGTAttgtaaacaaaattcaaagctGATTTACGAGAGAGGACTTCGCTCGCTTCGGAGCTTGTGATTAGATAGGGaagcttattttgcttttaaatcgtggctttttctctctttctctgtgTTTTAAGTTCAGTTCTGTTCGAAATGTTCAAAGGCTATCAAGTGTTTTGGTCGGCTTTTCAAAGGTGTGAGTAATACACACAGtaaaccaaattattttggggaagttggaaattttatggatgaatatttcctctttttcgatgtaattttacctcattttatGTCGAAAAAGTACAATTGCCGTAACAATATTGGGCAGTAGAGTAACcctaataaaaattattattttccatacaataaaacaaattatggTAATACAGCATCTGGGTATAATGACAGATTGTGTGTCAAACATAAAGTTaaatataggggagagtggggagacttgatccccttttttgtatcgcacataactctgtcaatttctcacaaaactatgaactttttgcatgaattggaagcttaaacattcaactatgtttggctgataaatgtatttcatcagaaaaactcttcgaatcatgccaagcgttttaaaaaaatattttaaaccggcattttcaaaattttgggggtaatttgatccccctttcaacattttgaagaaatcttaagcaaaatgattcttattcatccaaacttttaattttctataagttacagcaatttcacattaaacatgtacgtttgtgttcaaaatctAACAAGttaagcatgcaaaatatttaaaaacttgaaattttcttttttagacaaaaattg
Coding sequences:
- the LOC120419087 gene encoding uncharacterized protein LOC120419087 — its product is MEPLKHNLIKVQQSGSNIDLEQSVQPEPSHFWQDLEHFIRNTHWAWLVVLASLLLLFAFLVAGFVLATAVLLVTFYLFICEQNHIESLEYS